The Lysobacter enzymogenes genome window below encodes:
- a CDS encoding SDR family oxidoreductase: MRKRILITGASSGLGRGMAREFARAGRDLALCARRIDRLDALKAELEAEHPGIRVAVRSLDVTDHDAVFRVFGELRDELGGLDRVVVNAGIGQGAPVGKGQFALNRAIVETNFLAALAQCEAAMEIFRAAGQGHLVLISSMSAMRGLRGGLTAYAASKAGVAALAEGIRTDMLRKPSIRVSTIFPGYIRTEMNDGAPASHTPFIIDEATGCRLLARAIEGEKNKAYVPWWPWAAVGWWMKRAPLAWVAKLN, encoded by the coding sequence ATGCGCAAGCGCATCCTCATCACCGGCGCCAGTTCGGGCCTGGGCCGCGGCATGGCCCGCGAGTTCGCCCGCGCCGGCCGCGACCTCGCGCTGTGCGCGCGCCGGATCGACCGGCTCGACGCGCTCAAGGCCGAACTCGAAGCCGAGCACCCGGGCATCCGCGTCGCCGTGCGCAGCCTCGACGTCACCGACCACGACGCGGTGTTCCGCGTATTCGGCGAACTGCGCGACGAACTCGGCGGCCTCGACCGGGTCGTGGTTAACGCCGGCATCGGCCAGGGCGCGCCGGTCGGCAAGGGCCAGTTCGCCTTGAACCGCGCCATCGTCGAAACCAACTTCCTCGCCGCGCTGGCGCAGTGCGAAGCGGCGATGGAGATCTTTCGCGCCGCCGGCCAGGGCCATCTGGTGCTGATTTCCTCGATGAGCGCGATGCGCGGCCTGCGCGGCGGCCTGACCGCTTACGCCGCCAGCAAGGCCGGCGTGGCCGCGCTGGCCGAAGGCATCCGCACCGACATGCTGCGCAAGCCCTCGATCCGGGTCAGCACGATCTTTCCCGGCTACATCCGCACCGAAATGAACGACGGCGCGCCGGCGTCGCACACGCCCTTCATCATCGACGAGGCGACCGGCTGCCGTTTGCTCGCGCGCGCGATCGAAGGCGAAAAGAACAAGGCCTACGTGCCGTGGTGGCCGTGGGCGGCGGTGGGCTGGTGGATGAAGCGCGCGCCGCTGGCTTGGGTGGCCAAGCTCAACTGA
- a CDS encoding histidine phosphatase family protein, whose protein sequence is MTTTIHLIRHGQAAFGAADYDQLSELGREQSRLLGAALAPLAGEGDVAICGGMRRHRETAEECLAAMFAGDDPSAAAQASPSPAGGRGVGARAPTCDARWNEFDHVQILARHRPEYADHERLRADLKTETDPHRAFQSLFSAAMQRWAGGEFDHDYDEAWPAFRARCVAAVQAAAAAAAGARNVWVFTSGGPIAAIAQHLLDAPDAQALRLSWTLVNASHTQVHVARGGLRLSTFNGHAHLYPRDGLITYR, encoded by the coding sequence ATGACGACTACGATCCACCTGATCCGCCACGGCCAGGCCGCGTTCGGCGCCGCCGACTACGATCAACTCAGCGAGCTGGGCCGCGAGCAATCGCGCCTGCTCGGCGCCGCGCTGGCGCCGCTGGCGGGCGAGGGCGACGTAGCGATCTGCGGCGGCATGCGCCGCCATCGCGAGACCGCGGAAGAATGCCTCGCCGCGATGTTCGCCGGCGACGATCCGTCCGCCGCCGCGCAAGCAAGCCCCTCTCCCGCTGGCGGGAGAGGAGTTGGGGCGAGGGCCCCCACCTGCGACGCACGCTGGAACGAATTCGACCACGTCCAGATCCTCGCCCGGCACCGCCCCGAGTACGCCGACCACGAACGCCTGCGCGCCGACCTCAAGACCGAAACCGACCCGCACCGCGCCTTCCAGAGCCTGTTCTCCGCGGCGATGCAGCGCTGGGCCGGCGGCGAATTCGACCACGACTACGACGAAGCCTGGCCCGCGTTCCGCGCGCGCTGCGTGGCCGCGGTGCAGGCCGCGGCCGCCGCCGCCGCCGGCGCGCGCAACGTCTGGGTGTTCACCTCCGGCGGCCCGATCGCGGCGATCGCCCAGCACCTGCTCGACGCGCCCGACGCGCAGGCGCTGCGCCTGAGCTGGACCCTGGTCAACGCCAGCCACACCCAGGTGCACGTCGCCCGCGGCGGCTTGCGCCTGTCCACCTTCAACGGCCACGCGCACCTGTATCCGCGCGACGGCCTGATCACCTACCGCTGA
- a CDS encoding DEAD/DEAH box helicase: MPLDDFHPAVAAWFRGAFPAPTRAQELAWPNIRAGRNTLVAAPTGSGKTLTAFLAAIDALVREGLEHGLGDETQVVYVSPLKALSNDIHLNLEAPLAGIAEQLRRMGLADPGIRTAVRTGDTPAGERTAMRKRPPHILVTTPESLYVLLGSESGRAMLATVRSVIVDEIHAVADDKRGSHLSLSLERLRELCAAPPVRIGLSATQKPIYAVARFLVGSDAVAADGTPDCAIVDIGYDKRRDLALELPGSPLSAVMSHDQWDEVYARLAELVEQHRTTLVFVNTRRMAERAAKHLADKLGKDAVAAHHGSLSRELRLDAEQRLKRGQLRVLVATASLELGIDIGDVDLVCQLGSPRAIAAFLQRVGRAGHHVGGVPKGRLFPSTREDLVECAALLDSVRRGELDALRIPPAPLDVLAQQIVAEAAMRDCGEDELFACVRRAWPYAQLERKQFDEIVRMLGDGFTTRRGPRAAYLHRDAVNKRLRARRGARMTAVMSGGTIPDTGDYAVVLEPEAQIIGSVNEDFAVESLGGDVFQLGNASYRILRVEPGKVRVEDAQGQPPNIPFWLGEAPGRTDELSHSVSRLRAAADAAFARAADSAGAARLLADEFALDSASALQLADYLGRTRHALGLVPTQETLVFERFFDESGGTQLVIHSPYGSRINKAWGLALRKRFCRKFNFELQAAATEDAIVLSLSTSHSFPLEDVARYLHSASALDVLTQALLDAPLFGARWRWVATTALALPRFVGGKKVAPQLQRMKSEDLLATVFPDQVACAENLAGEREVPDHPLVAQTLHDCLYEAMDSEGWLRMLRRLEAGEIRVLGRDVTGPSPIAAEALSAKPYAFLDDAPIEERRTQAVMARRHGDADSADDLGRLDPQAIAAVREEAWPEVRDADEMHEALMGLGFVAVGEAQAHAWDGWLQALAEAGRATALRLREGDAAPAWWVATENLPQARALFPQAQAQPAVTVPAEYAQAQWSEEAALIDVLRSRLTALGPTTAAVLAADAQREPGEVELALLRLESEGYVMRGRFEPDSLLGGDEQWCERHLLARIHRYTVGRLRREIEPVAPRDYARFLFDWQKLARPARMSGPQALRAVLEQLEGFEAPASVWESELLPARIGDYESGWLDELCAAGRVTWARLRPHNLAAGAEPAPPQGVPSVRQTPIVLLPRRALADWQWAAGRNADPAPVSSRAQRVLDALAARGASFFDELERSAHLLRTELEEALGELVVRGRITCDSYAGLRALLVPPSKRASSHGQRRRRAMLTDLQDAGRWSLTRPEQAPTPAGAAQTDAAQAAESLEHIAWRLLERYGVVFWRLIQREAAWLPPWRDLLRVYRRLEARGEIRGGRFVSGMAGEQYALPDAVAALRQVRQREHDGEVLCVSAADPLNLTGSVLAGAKVPRIPGARIAFRDGVAVASLLAGQVEWIETLPADAQREVQRLLLRRPDSVAAAADSRIDEVMRNLGLGAR; the protein is encoded by the coding sequence ATGCCGCTAGACGACTTCCATCCCGCCGTCGCCGCCTGGTTCCGCGGCGCGTTTCCGGCGCCGACCCGGGCGCAGGAACTGGCCTGGCCGAACATCCGCGCCGGGCGCAACACCCTGGTCGCCGCACCGACCGGTTCGGGCAAGACCCTGACCGCGTTCCTGGCCGCGATCGACGCGCTGGTGCGCGAAGGGCTCGAACACGGCCTGGGCGACGAAACCCAGGTGGTCTACGTCTCGCCGCTGAAGGCGCTGTCCAACGACATCCATCTGAACCTGGAAGCGCCGCTGGCCGGCATCGCCGAACAGTTGCGGCGAATGGGGCTGGCCGACCCGGGCATCCGCACCGCGGTGCGCACCGGCGACACCCCGGCCGGCGAGCGCACGGCGATGCGCAAGCGCCCGCCGCACATCCTGGTGACCACGCCCGAATCGCTGTACGTGCTGCTCGGCTCCGAATCGGGGCGGGCGATGCTGGCGACGGTGCGTTCGGTCATCGTCGACGAAATCCACGCGGTCGCCGACGACAAGCGCGGCAGCCACCTCAGCCTCAGCCTGGAGCGTTTGCGCGAACTGTGCGCGGCGCCGCCGGTGCGGATCGGCCTGTCGGCGACGCAGAAGCCGATCTACGCGGTCGCGCGCTTCCTGGTCGGCAGCGACGCGGTCGCCGCCGACGGCACGCCCGACTGCGCCATCGTCGACATCGGTTACGACAAACGCCGCGATCTGGCTCTGGAGCTGCCCGGCTCGCCGCTGAGCGCGGTGATGTCGCACGACCAGTGGGACGAGGTCTATGCGCGTCTGGCCGAACTGGTCGAGCAGCACCGCACGACCTTGGTGTTCGTCAACACCCGGCGCATGGCCGAGCGCGCGGCCAAACATCTGGCCGACAAGCTCGGCAAGGACGCGGTCGCCGCGCACCACGGCAGCCTGTCGCGCGAGCTGCGCCTGGACGCCGAACAGCGGCTCAAGCGCGGGCAACTGCGGGTGCTGGTGGCGACCGCGTCGCTGGAACTGGGCATCGACATCGGCGATGTCGATCTGGTCTGCCAACTCGGTTCGCCGCGCGCGATCGCCGCGTTCCTGCAACGCGTCGGCCGCGCCGGCCATCACGTCGGCGGCGTGCCCAAGGGCCGGCTGTTCCCGTCCACGCGCGAGGATCTGGTCGAATGCGCGGCGCTGCTCGACAGCGTGCGCCGCGGCGAACTCGACGCGCTGCGCATCCCGCCGGCGCCGCTGGACGTGCTGGCCCAGCAGATCGTCGCCGAGGCGGCGATGCGCGACTGCGGCGAGGACGAACTGTTCGCCTGCGTGCGCCGCGCCTGGCCTTACGCGCAACTCGAACGCAAGCAATTCGACGAGATCGTGCGCATGCTCGGCGACGGCTTCACCACCCGGCGCGGGCCGCGCGCGGCGTACCTGCATCGCGACGCGGTGAACAAGCGGCTGCGCGCCCGGCGCGGCGCGCGCATGACCGCGGTGATGTCGGGCGGCACCATTCCCGACACCGGCGACTACGCGGTGGTGCTGGAGCCCGAGGCGCAGATCATCGGCAGCGTCAACGAGGATTTCGCGGTCGAAAGCCTCGGCGGCGACGTGTTCCAGCTCGGCAACGCCAGCTACCGCATCCTGCGGGTGGAGCCGGGCAAGGTGCGGGTCGAGGACGCGCAAGGCCAGCCGCCGAACATCCCGTTCTGGCTCGGCGAAGCGCCGGGACGCACGGACGAACTCTCGCACAGCGTCTCGCGCCTGCGCGCGGCCGCGGACGCGGCGTTCGCGCGCGCCGCCGACAGCGCCGGCGCGGCGCGCCTGCTCGCCGACGAGTTCGCGCTGGATTCCGCCAGCGCGCTGCAACTGGCCGATTATCTCGGCCGCACCCGCCATGCGCTGGGCTTGGTGCCGACCCAGGAAACCCTGGTGTTCGAACGTTTCTTCGACGAATCCGGCGGCACCCAGCTGGTCATCCATTCGCCCTACGGCAGCCGCATCAACAAGGCCTGGGGGCTGGCGCTGCGCAAGCGCTTCTGCCGCAAGTTCAACTTCGAACTGCAGGCGGCCGCGACCGAGGACGCGATCGTGCTGTCGCTGTCGACCAGCCACAGCTTCCCGCTCGAAGACGTGGCGCGCTACCTGCATTCGGCCTCGGCGCTGGACGTGCTGACCCAGGCCTTGCTCGACGCGCCGCTGTTCGGCGCGCGCTGGCGCTGGGTCGCGACCACCGCGCTGGCGTTGCCGCGCTTCGTCGGCGGCAAGAAGGTCGCGCCGCAGTTGCAGCGGATGAAAAGCGAGGATCTGCTGGCGACCGTGTTTCCCGATCAGGTCGCCTGCGCCGAGAATCTGGCCGGCGAGCGCGAGGTGCCCGATCATCCGCTGGTCGCGCAGACCTTGCACGATTGCCTTTACGAAGCGATGGACAGCGAAGGCTGGCTGCGCATGCTGCGGCGGCTGGAGGCCGGCGAGATCCGCGTGCTCGGCCGCGACGTCACCGGCCCGTCGCCGATCGCCGCCGAAGCGCTCAGCGCCAAGCCTTACGCCTTCCTCGACGATGCGCCGATCGAAGAACGCCGCACCCAGGCGGTGATGGCACGGCGCCACGGCGATGCCGACAGCGCCGACGATCTGGGCCGGCTCGACCCGCAGGCGATCGCGGCGGTGCGCGAGGAAGCTTGGCCGGAAGTGCGCGACGCCGACGAAATGCACGAAGCGCTGATGGGCCTGGGTTTCGTCGCTGTGGGCGAGGCGCAAGCGCATGCCTGGGACGGTTGGTTGCAGGCGCTGGCCGAAGCCGGACGCGCCACCGCGCTGCGCCTGCGCGAAGGCGATGCGGCGCCTGCGTGGTGGGTCGCGACCGAAAACCTGCCGCAAGCGCGGGCGTTGTTCCCGCAAGCGCAGGCGCAGCCGGCGGTGACGGTGCCGGCGGAGTACGCGCAGGCGCAATGGAGCGAAGAAGCCGCGCTGATCGACGTGCTGCGCTCGCGCCTGACCGCGCTCGGCCCGACCACGGCCGCGGTCCTCGCCGCCGACGCGCAGCGCGAACCGGGCGAAGTGGAACTAGCCCTGCTGCGCCTGGAGTCCGAAGGCTACGTCATGCGCGGCCGTTTCGAACCCGACAGCCTGCTCGGCGGCGACGAACAATGGTGCGAGCGCCATCTGCTCGCGCGCATCCACCGCTACACGGTCGGGCGCCTGCGCCGCGAGATCGAACCGGTGGCGCCGCGCGACTACGCGCGTTTCCTGTTCGACTGGCAGAAGCTCGCGCGCCCCGCGCGCATGAGCGGGCCGCAGGCGCTGCGCGCGGTGCTCGAACAGCTCGAAGGCTTCGAAGCGCCGGCCTCGGTGTGGGAGAGCGAACTGCTGCCGGCGCGCATCGGCGACTACGAATCCGGCTGGCTCGACGAACTGTGCGCGGCCGGTCGGGTGACCTGGGCGCGGCTGCGCCCGCACAACCTCGCCGCCGGCGCCGAGCCGGCGCCGCCGCAGGGCGTGCCGAGCGTGCGCCAGACCCCGATCGTGCTGCTGCCGCGGCGCGCGCTGGCGGATTGGCAATGGGCCGCGGGCCGCAACGCCGATCCCGCGCCGGTGTCCTCGCGCGCGCAACGCGTGCTCGACGCGCTGGCCGCGCGCGGCGCCTCGTTCTTCGACGAACTCGAACGCTCCGCGCACCTGCTGCGCACCGAACTGGAGGAAGCGCTCGGCGAACTGGTGGTGCGCGGCCGCATCACCTGCGACAGCTACGCCGGCCTGCGCGCGCTGCTGGTGCCGCCGTCCAAGCGCGCCAGCAGCCACGGCCAGCGCCGCCGCCGGGCGATGCTGACCGACCTGCAGGACGCCGGGCGCTGGTCGCTGACGCGGCCGGAGCAAGCGCCCACGCCAGCCGGCGCGGCGCAAACCGACGCTGCGCAGGCGGCCGAATCGCTCGAACACATCGCCTGGCGCCTGCTGGAACGCTACGGCGTGGTGTTCTGGCGGCTGATCCAGCGCGAGGCGGCGTGGCTGCCGCCGTGGCGCGACCTGTTGCGGGTCTATCGGCGCCTG
- a CDS encoding heavy metal translocating P-type ATPase codes for MSATAVPNPALQRLRFEVAGMTCGSCVGRIEKALRALPGVAEATVNLATESAEVAYEPSLSPAELVAAVRAAGYAVPARETTLDVSGMTCGSCVGRIEKALRAVPGVLAATVNLATERARVEALGSVEPAALIEAVARAGYQARLPGGDGPGDGSGGGAPAHEAVGAADPAPAGHIDAREAQAQAALRRQTHHLLLAAALTLPLVAPMLGLLFGEHWMLPGWVQFALATPVQFWLGARFYRAGWAALRAGSGNMDLLVALGTSAGYGLSLYHLLRGETMALYFETSAAIVTLILLGKWLEARAKRQTTAAIRALQALRPARARVLKDGVEREIAIAQLQVGDRVVVLPGERIAADGRIVEGRTHADESLITGESLPVARGEGDKVTGGAVNGEGRIVVETLAVGAESALARIIRMVEDAQAKKAPIQRLVDRVSAVFVPVVIALAVLTLIGWGAYSGDWSQALLHAVAVLVIACPCALGLATPTAIMAGTGVAARHGILIKDAEALESAHRIGIVAFDKTGTLTEGKPVLAEWIAADGDRNALLTRAAALQSGSEHPLARAVLNAAASERVAVAQAAQLRAVPGRGVRGVVAGEALALGSTRMLEEAGAELGGLRAQARDLADRGHSVSWLARERLGAAPQVLGLLAFRDAPRPGARAAIARLHALGLRTAMISGDHAGAANAVAQQLGIDDVRSDVLPEQKAAAVTDLAKGGAVAMVGDGVNDAPALAAADVGIAMGSGTDVAMQAAGITLMRAEPALVADAIAISRRTTRKIRQNLFWAFGYNVVGIPLAAFGLLDPVFAAAAMAFSSVSVLANTLLLRRWKPSA; via the coding sequence ATGAGCGCTACCGCCGTACCCAACCCCGCCCTGCAACGCCTGCGTTTCGAGGTGGCCGGCATGACCTGCGGCTCCTGCGTGGGCCGGATCGAAAAGGCCTTGCGCGCCCTGCCCGGGGTCGCCGAGGCCACGGTCAACCTGGCCACCGAGAGCGCCGAGGTCGCCTACGAGCCGTCGCTCAGCCCGGCCGAGCTGGTCGCCGCGGTGCGCGCCGCCGGCTACGCCGTGCCGGCGCGCGAAACCACCCTGGACGTGAGCGGGATGACCTGCGGCTCCTGCGTGGGCCGGATCGAGAAGGCGCTGCGTGCGGTGCCCGGGGTGCTCGCGGCCACGGTCAATCTGGCCACCGAGCGCGCCCGGGTCGAGGCGCTGGGTTCGGTCGAGCCGGCCGCGCTGATCGAGGCGGTCGCCCGCGCCGGCTATCAGGCCCGCCTGCCGGGCGGCGACGGCCCGGGCGACGGCTCCGGCGGCGGCGCGCCCGCGCACGAGGCCGTCGGCGCGGCCGATCCCGCCCCCGCCGGCCACATCGATGCGCGCGAAGCCCAGGCCCAGGCGGCGCTTCGCCGCCAGACCCACCATCTGCTGCTGGCCGCGGCGCTGACCCTGCCCCTGGTCGCGCCGATGCTCGGCCTGCTGTTCGGCGAACACTGGATGCTGCCGGGCTGGGTCCAGTTCGCCCTGGCCACGCCGGTGCAGTTCTGGCTCGGCGCGCGCTTCTACCGCGCCGGCTGGGCCGCGCTGCGCGCCGGCAGCGGCAACATGGACCTGCTGGTCGCGCTCGGCACCAGCGCCGGTTACGGCCTGAGCCTGTACCACCTGCTGCGCGGCGAAACGATGGCGCTGTACTTCGAGACCTCGGCCGCGATCGTCACCCTGATCCTGCTCGGCAAGTGGCTGGAAGCGCGGGCCAAGCGCCAGACCACCGCGGCGATCCGCGCCTTGCAGGCGCTGCGGCCGGCGCGCGCGCGGGTGCTCAAGGACGGGGTCGAACGCGAGATCGCGATCGCCCAGCTGCAGGTCGGCGACCGCGTCGTGGTCCTGCCCGGCGAACGCATCGCCGCCGACGGCCGCATCGTCGAAGGCCGCACCCATGCCGACGAATCGCTGATCACCGGCGAATCGCTGCCGGTCGCGCGCGGCGAAGGCGACAAGGTCACCGGCGGCGCGGTCAACGGCGAAGGCCGGATCGTGGTGGAAACCCTGGCGGTCGGCGCGGAAAGCGCGCTGGCGCGGATCATCCGCATGGTCGAGGACGCGCAGGCCAAGAAAGCGCCGATCCAGCGCCTGGTCGACCGGGTCAGCGCGGTGTTCGTGCCGGTGGTGATCGCGCTGGCCGTGCTGACCCTGATCGGCTGGGGCGCGTACAGCGGCGACTGGAGCCAGGCGCTGCTGCACGCGGTCGCGGTGCTGGTGATCGCCTGCCCGTGCGCGCTGGGCCTGGCCACGCCGACCGCGATCATGGCCGGCACCGGCGTCGCCGCGCGCCACGGCATCCTGATCAAGGACGCCGAAGCGCTGGAAAGCGCGCACCGCATCGGCATCGTCGCGTTCGACAAGACCGGCACCCTGACCGAAGGCAAGCCGGTGCTGGCCGAATGGATCGCCGCCGACGGCGACCGCAACGCGCTGCTGACGCGCGCGGCGGCGCTGCAATCGGGCAGCGAACATCCGCTGGCGCGGGCGGTGCTGAACGCCGCGGCCAGCGAACGCGTCGCCGTCGCCCAGGCCGCGCAACTGCGCGCGGTGCCGGGCCGCGGCGTGCGCGGCGTGGTCGCCGGCGAAGCGCTGGCGCTCGGCAGCACCCGCATGCTCGAAGAAGCCGGCGCCGAACTCGGCGGCTTGCGCGCGCAGGCGCGCGACCTGGCCGACCGCGGCCACAGCGTCTCGTGGCTCGCGCGCGAGCGCCTTGGCGCCGCGCCGCAGGTGCTCGGCTTGCTCGCGTTCCGCGACGCGCCGCGTCCCGGCGCGCGCGCGGCGATCGCGCGGCTGCACGCGCTGGGCCTGCGCACGGCGATGATCTCCGGCGACCACGCCGGCGCCGCCAACGCGGTCGCGCAGCAGCTCGGCATCGACGACGTGCGTTCCGACGTGCTGCCGGAACAGAAAGCCGCGGCCGTCACCGACCTCGCCAAAGGCGGCGCGGTGGCGATGGTCGGCGACGGCGTCAACGACGCGCCGGCGCTGGCCGCGGCCGACGTCGGCATCGCCATGGGCAGCGGCACCGACGTGGCGATGCAGGCCGCCGGCATCACCCTGATGCGCGCCGAACCGGCGCTGGTCGCCGACGCCATCGCCATTTCCCGTCGCACCACCCGCAAGATCCGCCAAAATCTGTTCTGGGCCTTCGGCTACAACGTCGTCGGCATTCCGCTGGCCGCGTTCGGCCTGCTCGACCCGGTGTTCGCCGCCGCGGCGATGGCGTTCTCCAGCGTCAGCGTGCTCGCCAACACCTTGCTGCTGCGCCGCTGGAAGCCGTCGGCATGA
- the cueR gene encoding Cu(I)-responsive transcriptional regulator, with protein sequence MNRHLSAPELAQAKAEGLHNIGEAAQLSGVSAKMIRHYESIRLIPEAGRSVAGYRLYSDADLHRLRFIKRSRSLGFSIKQIETLLGLWDNRSRESAEVKRLALDHAAELAEKVREMQTMQRTLEELARQCHGDERPDCPILQDLAAECCDSGKAARD encoded by the coding sequence ATGAACCGCCACCTGTCCGCGCCCGAACTGGCCCAGGCCAAGGCCGAAGGCCTGCACAACATCGGCGAGGCCGCGCAGCTCAGCGGGGTCAGCGCGAAGATGATCCGCCACTACGAGAGCATCCGCCTGATTCCCGAAGCCGGGCGCAGCGTCGCCGGCTACCGCCTCTACAGCGACGCCGACCTGCACCGGCTGCGTTTCATCAAGCGCTCGCGCTCGCTGGGTTTTTCGATCAAGCAGATCGAGACCCTGCTGGGGCTGTGGGACAACCGCTCGCGCGAGAGCGCCGAGGTCAAGCGGCTGGCGCTGGACCACGCCGCGGAACTGGCCGAGAAAGTGCGCGAGATGCAGACGATGCAGCGCACGCTGGAGGAGCTGGCGCGCCAGTGCCACGGCGACGAGCGGCCGGATTGTCCGATCCTGCAGGATCTGGCGGCGGAGTGCTGCGATAGCGGCAAGGCGGCGCGGGACTGA